From a region of the Loxodonta africana isolate mLoxAfr1 unplaced genomic scaffold, mLoxAfr1.hap2 scaffold_29, whole genome shotgun sequence genome:
- the LOC135229410 gene encoding olfactory receptor 5D13-like, whose amino-acid sequence MVTVVGNLGMIVIIRINPKRHTPMFFFLSHLSFVDFCYSTIVTPKLLENLVVGDRTISFTECITQFFLACIFAVAETFMLAVMAYDRFVAVCNPLLYTVVMSQKLWASLVGGPCAWGIVASLTLTYFLLTLSFCGSTIINNFVCEHSVIVSVSCSDPCIIQVLCFLFAIFNEVSNLVIIFATLFISVTVIKMPFNGGRQKIFSTYASHLTAIAIFHETVLFLYCVPHSKTSWLIVKVESVFYTVVIPMPNPLIYKQRCEGDCQKVHEPPNTILKIYVFFWKEFAL is encoded by the coding sequence ATGGTCACTGTGGTGGGGAACCTGGGCATGATTGTGATCATCAGGATCAACCCCAAACGCCACACCCCCATGTTCTTTTTCCTCAGTCACTTGTCTTTTGTTGATTTCTGCTACTCCACTATAGTTACACCCAAACTATTAGAAAACTTGGTTGTGGGAGACAGAACCATCTCCTTCACAGAGTGCATCACGCAGTTCTTCTTGGCTTGTATATTTGCAGTTGCAGAAACATTCATGTtggcagtgatggcctatgaccgtttTGTGGCAGTTTGTAACCCCCTGCTTTACACCGTCGTCATGTCCCAAAAGCTCTGGGCATCATTAGTCGGTGGGCCCTGTGCATGGGGTATAGTTGCTTCCCTGACACTCACTTATTTTCTCCTGACATTATCCTTTTGTGGCTCTACCATCATAAATAACTTTGTCTGTGAGCACTCGGTTATTGTTTCTGTCTCCTGCTCTGATCCCTGTATCATCCAGGtgctttgttttctctttgccaTATTCAATGAGGTCAGCAACCTGGTGATTATCTTCGCtacacttttcatttctgtaactgTCATAAAAATGCCTTTCAATGGGGGGCGCCAAAAAATCTTCTCCACCTATGCCTCCCACTTGACCGCCATCGCCATTTTCCATGAGACTGTCCTGTTCCTCTATTGTGTACCCCACTCCAAAACCTCATGGCTCATAGTCAAAGTAGAATCTGTGTTTTATACAGTGGTCATCCCCATGCCGAACCCCCTGATCTACAAACAAAGATGTGAAGGAGACTGTCAGAAAGTTCATGAGCCACCTAACACAATCTTGaagatttatgtatttttctggAAAGAGTTTGCTTTATGA